Proteins encoded within one genomic window of Oscillospiraceae bacterium:
- a CDS encoding sugar ABC transporter permease, producing the protein MIKEKKKSVIKRGTIRKEIKLRKDLIDNWQYLLMILPGLICVICFCYLPMFGITIAFKSIDYAKGIWGSPWIGFENFKFLFKNPDVFIILRNTLGYNIVNIILGTFINVGIAVMFSQLANRRLGKIYQTVVMLPHFLSWIVIAYIVKAFLDYRLGSVNGVLSKLGIEAVDWYSKVEAWPFLLVFINQWKSFGYGSVVYVAAIAGIDSSLYEAAAIDGANKRQLTWYITIPELASIIIIMTILSIGNLLSANFSLYYNIPMDSGALYPVTNVISTFVFRALKINNDVGMSSAASFLQSVVGFVLVIGTNLIVRRVDSDKALF; encoded by the coding sequence ATGATTAAAGAAAAAAAGAAGAGTGTCATTAAGAGAGGTACAATCAGAAAAGAAATTAAATTAAGGAAAGATCTGATTGATAATTGGCAATATTTATTAATGATACTTCCGGGATTGATTTGCGTAATATGTTTTTGTTATTTACCAATGTTTGGTATAACAATAGCCTTTAAGAGTATAGATTATGCAAAAGGAATTTGGGGCAGCCCGTGGATAGGGTTTGAAAATTTCAAGTTTCTGTTTAAAAATCCAGATGTCTTTATTATTTTAAGAAATACATTGGGATACAATATAGTGAATATTATTTTAGGTACTTTTATTAATGTAGGCATTGCTGTTATGTTTAGCCAATTGGCAAACCGAAGATTGGGTAAAATATATCAGACTGTGGTTATGCTTCCACACTTTTTATCTTGGATAGTTATAGCATATATTGTAAAAGCATTTTTAGATTATCGTTTGGGTTCTGTGAATGGAGTATTATCAAAACTTGGAATAGAGGCAGTGGACTGGTATTCAAAAGTAGAAGCATGGCCGTTCTTGTTGGTATTTATTAATCAATGGAAAAGTTTTGGATATGGTTCGGTAGTTTACGTTGCTGCAATTGCCGGGATTGATTCGAGTTTATATGAAGCGGCGGCAATTGATGGAGCAAACAAGCGTCAGCTTACATGGTACATAACAATACCAGAATTGGCAAGTATTATAATAATTATGACAATTCTTTCAATCGGAAATCTTTTAAGTGCGAATTTTAGTTTGTATTACAACATTCCTATGGATTCGGGAGCGTTATATCCGGTAACGAATGTTATATCTACTTTTGTTTTCCGTGCATTAAAAATAAATAATGATGTTGGAATGTCTTCAGCGGCGAGCTTCTTGCAGTCAGTTGTAGGATTTGTGTTGGTTATAGGTACAAA